One window of the Devosia sp. 2618 genome contains the following:
- a CDS encoding response regulator — MKSCLIVDDSTVVRKVARRILENMDYIVDEAEDGQEAFDKCRQEMPDAILLDWQMPIMSGLEFLKLLRGYVGGEKPHIVYCTVENDIGAIAMALRAGASDYMMKPFERAHLEAKFEIEAEIAA, encoded by the coding sequence ATGAAGTCCTGTCTTATTGTCGATGACTCGACTGTGGTGCGCAAAGTTGCGCGCCGCATTCTTGAAAACATGGACTACATTGTCGACGAGGCCGAAGACGGTCAGGAAGCCTTCGACAAGTGCCGCCAGGAAATGCCGGACGCCATCCTGCTCGATTGGCAGATGCCCATCATGAGCGGACTGGAATTCCTCAAACTGCTGCGCGGCTATGTCGGGGGCGAAAAGCCACACATCGTCTACTGCACGGTCGAAAACGACATCGGCGCCATCGCCATGGCGCTGCGGGCCGGCGCCAGCGACTATATGATGAAGCCGTTTGAGCGCGCCCATCTCGAAGCCAAGTTTGAAATCGAAGCCGAAATCGCCGCCTAA
- a CDS encoding RNA polymerase sigma factor encodes MSIDTDTNRAINSVWKIEQPRLIAGLTRMTRDISMAEELAQDALVVALKTWPQTGVPDNPGAWLMQTAKRRAIDHFRHRKMATTKLAEVGRVLEQDQPDEEAALIESMDDEVGDDLLRLIFTACHPILTAESRVALTLRLLGGLTTEEIARAFLAAEPTIGQRIVRAKKTIVEAGIPFEVPRGAEREERLASVLGVLYLIFNEGYSATAGQDWMRPQLCEEAMRLGRVLAQLSPDDSEVHALVALMEIQASRTAARTDAKGEPVLLLDQDRARWDHLLIRRGLAALDRAIALGGENAPYALQAAIAACHARARKATDTDWTKIAALYERLGTVTPSPVIELNRAVAISMADGPAAALALIDTIRDNPALKNYHLLYGVRGDLLSKLGRHTEAMLEFRHAAELTRNEREKAYLLGRAEQTA; translated from the coding sequence ATGAGCATCGATACCGACACCAATCGCGCCATCAATTCCGTCTGGAAAATCGAGCAGCCGCGCCTGATTGCGGGATTGACGCGGATGACGCGCGATATCTCGATGGCGGAAGAACTGGCGCAGGATGCGCTGGTGGTGGCGCTCAAGACCTGGCCGCAAACCGGCGTGCCCGACAATCCCGGCGCATGGCTGATGCAGACCGCCAAACGGCGCGCCATCGACCACTTCCGCCACCGCAAGATGGCGACCACCAAGCTGGCCGAAGTCGGTCGCGTGCTGGAACAAGACCAGCCCGATGAAGAAGCGGCGCTGATCGAGAGCATGGACGACGAGGTCGGCGACGATCTGCTGCGGCTGATTTTTACCGCCTGCCACCCCATCCTGACCGCAGAGTCCCGCGTGGCGCTGACGCTGCGCCTGCTGGGAGGGCTGACCACCGAGGAAATCGCCCGCGCGTTCCTGGCGGCAGAACCCACAATCGGCCAGCGCATCGTGCGCGCCAAAAAGACTATCGTCGAAGCGGGGATTCCGTTCGAGGTGCCGCGCGGCGCTGAGCGGGAGGAGCGGCTCGCTTCGGTGCTGGGCGTGCTTTATCTCATTTTCAACGAGGGCTATTCGGCCACCGCCGGGCAGGACTGGATGCGGCCGCAGCTGTGCGAGGAGGCCATGCGGCTCGGGCGCGTGTTGGCGCAGCTATCGCCCGACGATTCCGAGGTGCATGCGCTGGTGGCGTTGATGGAAATTCAGGCCTCACGCACCGCCGCCCGCACCGACGCCAAGGGCGAGCCGGTGCTGCTGCTCGATCAGGATCGTGCGCGCTGGGATCACCTGCTGATCCGAAGGGGTTTGGCGGCGCTCGATCGCGCTATCGCGCTAGGCGGCGAGAATGCGCCCTACGCGCTGCAGGCCGCCATCGCCGCCTGCCATGCCCGGGCCCGCAAGGCCACCGACACCGATTGGACGAAAATCGCGGCGCTTTATGAGAGGCTTGGAACGGTGACACCCTCGCCGGTGATCGAACTCAACCGCGCCGTGGCGATCTCAATGGCGGACGGACCTGCAGCAGCCTTGGCGCTGATCGATACGATAAGGGACAATCCGGCGCTCAAGAACTACCATCTGCTTTATGGCGTTCGCGGGGATTTGCTGAGCAAACTGGGGCGGCATACCGAGGCGATGCTCGAATTCCGCCACGCGGCCGAACTCACCCGCAATGAACGAGAAAAAGCCTATCTGCTCGGGCGGGCAGAGCAGACCGCTTAG
- the ctrA gene encoding response regulator transcription factor CtrA, producing the protein MRVLLIEDDSATAQSIELMLKSESFNVYTTDLGEEGVDLGKLYDYDIILLDLNLPDMSGYEVLRTLRVAKVQTPILILSGLAGIEDKVRGLGFGADDYMTKPFHKDELVARIHAIVRRSKGHAQSVISTGELTVNLDTKTVEVQTQRVHLTGKEYQMLELLSLRKGTTLTKEMFLNHLYGGMDEPELKIIDVFICKLRKKLSVATGGKNYIETVWGRGYVLREPDESENYSENVA; encoded by the coding sequence ATGCGGGTACTCCTTATTGAGGACGACAGCGCAACGGCGCAAAGCATCGAGTTGATGCTGAAGTCCGAGAGCTTCAATGTTTACACCACCGATCTCGGTGAAGAGGGTGTCGATCTCGGCAAACTCTATGACTACGATATCATTCTTCTCGACCTGAACCTGCCGGACATGAGCGGTTACGAGGTGCTTCGCACCCTCCGCGTTGCCAAGGTTCAGACGCCGATTCTCATTCTGTCCGGTCTTGCCGGCATTGAGGATAAGGTTCGCGGCCTCGGCTTCGGCGCCGATGACTACATGACCAAGCCCTTCCACAAGGACGAGCTCGTGGCCCGCATCCACGCCATCGTTCGGCGGTCCAAGGGCCACGCCCAGTCGGTCATCTCGACCGGCGAGCTCACGGTCAACCTCGACACCAAGACTGTCGAAGTCCAGACCCAGCGCGTGCACCTCACGGGCAAAGAATACCAGATGCTCGAGCTGCTCTCCCTCCGCAAGGGGACCACGCTCACCAAGGAAATGTTCCTCAACCACCTTTATGGCGGCATGGACGAGCCTGAGCTCAAGATCATCGACGTGTTCATCTGCAAGCTGCGCAAGAAGCTTTCTGTTGCGACCGGCGGCAAGAACTACATCGAGACCGTCTGGGGCCGCGGCTACGTGCTGCGCGAGCCAGACGAAAGCGAAAATTACAGCGAGAACGTCGCCTAA